The following nucleotide sequence is from Thermostaphylospora chromogena.
GCGACGTCCTGCCCGCGCTCCACGTCATGGATCCCGAGGAGGCCGACGGCCCGCACACCTCGATGGCGCTGGATCGCGTGGGCTCCTGGCCGGGATTGCTCGCGCTCACCTCACGCGAACTGCTCGACCAGCCGTTCATCCAGGCGCGACCGGTCCTCCTCGCGCTGTTCACGGCGGCGTTCGCGCGTTTCGCCGCGGCCGCGGGCAGGGCCGCCGAGAGCGGCCCGGAGCCCACGCCCGACCTGCCGAAGCGGATCCGACGCGGGGAGCTGCACGACGACTCGCCCGACCCGCGGGCCGGTGTCGACTCCCAGCGGTCCGCGCTGCCCCGGCGCATCCCGCAGCCCGTCAACCCGCAGCCGCAGACGGGCCACGGCCTCGGCTTCGGCCGTGGCCGGCAGGAGGGCGGCCCGCTGCCGACGCGTAAGCCTCGCGGCTCCGGCCGTCCCTCGCCCTTGAGCGGCCCGGCGCAGCCGCCCGGCCCGCCGTCCCGCCCTTCCGGTCTGTTCGAGCCGCCGTCCGAGCGTTCCGCCGCGTCCCTGGGACCGGCGAACCCGGCGTCCAACATTCCGGGGCTGTCCCGCATTCCCGGCCTGCCGCCCATTCCCCCCATTCCCGGTCTGGATGACGCGCCCGAGCTCGGCAGCACGTCGGGCGGGCGGTCGCTGTTCGAGCCGTTCCGCCCCCAGGAGCCGAAGGAGGCTCCGCAGGAGGAGCAGGGCAGGTCCCCCTTTGCTTCGGACGCCGCGCCGCCCGCGGAGCCGCAGGGCACGACCGAAGCGCAGCCGAAGGACGCCTCCGACGCCGAGGCCGGCCCGGCGCAGACCGACCTGTTCACGCTGGTGGACAGCGTCTTCGCCGAACTGGACGACAAGAGCTGGGCCGTGGCGCAGAACCGGCTGTTCACCGACTCGCCCGGCGCGGTCGAGGAGCTGGCCAAGCTGTTCGCCGTGCCGCCGTCCGAGATCGAGGAGATCGAGGCCGACCTGCGGGTGCAGCTGAAGAAGTGGCTGGTGAGCGATGAGGCGCGGGCGTACCGCGAGCATCTGGCCGAGCTGCAGCAGCGGCTGGGCCGGGCGGTGCCGAAGGAGTGGCTGGTTCAGGCCGAGGAGTGGCACTCGCGGGAGCTGCGCTCGCTGGAGGTTCCCGCATGGCAGTTCGTCCTCGCGTCGCTGCCCAACCACCGCCTGGTGGACGGCTGGGTGGTGGAGGGCGACCCGGCCGTGCTCCAGGAGAAGACGCGCCGTCTGATCGCCGGCGCCGAGCGTCCCCCGACGCTGGGAAAGGCGGTGGAGATGGTGGCCTCCATCGGCATCCACCCCGATGTGGCCGAGGAATGGCTGAAGAGCGTGCCGCAGCTGAGCATCCAGCTGCCCCAGGAGGCCAACGGCGCCTCCGCGCCGGTTCCCGCCGGGGACGGCGAGGAGCGGCACGACGGCACGGCGGTCCGGGACGACGCGCCGACCGCCCGGCGGGGCGCGGACGAAGGGCGGGAGCCCGTGGACGAGCGGCGGGCCGAGGACGGCCCCGTCGGCGTGGAAGCGCAGGGCGCTCCCGCAGACGCCGCCGCGCCGGAGGCTCGCGGACCGGTGGAGGCCCCGGCGGGTACGCCGGACGACCGGAGGGCCCCGGACGCTCCGGGCGCGGACCTGCTGGATGCTCCGGCGGACTCCCCGAACCGTCCCGACGCGAGCCCATCGAACGCTTCCGGCGCCGCGGACGCCGCCGCCAACCCCCCGGCGGACGCCGAGGGCGGCGGCACGCGCCTTCCCGACCAGGAGGCCCCCTCCGACCGGTCGGCGCAGCCGCCCGGTGACGTCATCGCCGCCGGTCCCGCGGGCACCGAGGCTCCACCCGCGCCCACCGGTCCCGCGGACGCGGAACCGGCCGGGAACACGGCCGACGTCGCCGCTCCCCCGCCCGGGCTCCCCCCCGCGGATCGGGGCATCCCGTCCCCCGAGGAGCACGTCTTCCCCGCCCAGGACGCCCTCCCGCCCCCTCCCCCGCCGGGCCCGCCCGGCACCCCCGAGGGGCGTCCCTTCGCCAACGGCGTCCGGTTCGGCCAGCCGGCCTTCCCCCCTCCCCCCGCCCACGCGTCCCCTCCGGCTCAGGGACAGCCCATCCCTCCCGAGAACTCCTTCGTCGGCGGCCCCGCACTCGGCGAGCAGGTCTTCTCCGGCCGGGACACGTCGGCGCCCTCCGCTCCCGGGATGCCCGGACCGGCCGAGAGCGGCCCGATCCGGACCGGCGCGGCGGACTCCGGTCCCTCCGCCTTTCCCGGCCCGGAGGCTGCGAACGCCTCCGGCGCGACGGGGGACGGCACGGATCAGGACGACGCCGCCAGGGCAAAGGCGTTCAAACCACTCAAGGACGTCTCCCTCACCCGGCGGTGCTTCCGGCAGCCGGACGGCCGTTGGTGGCTGCGGGTGGACATCACCGACGACCACCTCCAGGGCGGCGAGTGCGCGCTGCCGAGCGGGTTCGCCGCCTACCTCGGCCTGTCGCCGGGCGAGAGCCGTACCGTGCAGAGCTCGGCGGGCGAGGTGACCTTGACCTGGCAGAACAGGCCTGCGGTGCGCTCGCTCGCGCCCCTGCTGAAGGAGGCCGCGGCCAAGGAGGGCGACCACCTGTTCCTGACGCTGTCGGAGGACGGCATGCTGCGGGCCCGGCACCTGCCCGCCGCGGGACCGGAGGTCGAGCCGATCGAGCGTGCGCTGCACCTGGTGGGCTACACCGCGCCGGGCGGCACGCCCGAGCAGGCGTCCCGGGTCATCGCCACCAGGATCGGCATGTCGGGGTCGGCGGAGCAGGCTGACATCCTGGCGCGACTGCGTGAGCGCGGGGACCGCGACCTGCTGTCCCTGCTGGCCTAGCCGGACGGGGACGTCGTGCCGCGACTGGCGATATCTCCTGAATGTGCCAGAGGGCTGCGCGCGCTGGCCGAGCCGGCACGCCGGGACGTCATGGTCGCGATCCGCCGTTTCCTGGAGGGTGCGGCGGACGGGCCGCATCCGGAGCGGGTGCACGGCGCTCGCGACCCCCGCGTGGCGATGCTGCGCCTGACCGACCGGCACCACGGTGTCGCGCTGCGCCAGCGGGACGTCTGCTGGCTGCTCACCGTCCTGCCGGAGGACGAGGCGCTGGCGTACGCCCGACGGTACGGGTTCGGGGTCAACCCGGAGATCGGGGTCATCGAGATGTGGGACGCCGAGGCGCTGGAGCGGGTGTTGCCCGCGCTGCGCCGTTCGGCCCAGGCCTCCGAGCGCCGCCTGTTCCACAACCACTGCGACGCCGATCTGGTGGCGGTCGGCGTCGATCCCCGCTTGATCCCCTACCTTCGTCTGATCACCACCGAGACGGCGCTGGACGCACTGGAGCCGCTGCTCCCGCCCACGCAGTACGCGCCGCTGGCCGCACTGGCGCGGCAGCGGTCGCTGGCGGCGGCCTGGCGGACGCTCGTCCATTGGCGCACGACCGTCACCGCCCCCGGGCCGATCGACCCCGACGACGTCGTGGCGGCGCTCGACCGCAGCCCGCACCGGGCCGTGTTCATCACCGGAACGGACCACCTGGACCGGGTGATCGACGCTCCCGAATGGTGCTTCTTCCTCCATCCCGCACAGCACCGGCTGTCCCGGACCCTCCGCTACGACCGTCCGGTGCTGGTGACCGGCGGCGCGGGCACCGGCAAGACGCTCATCGCCCTGCACCGCGCCGCCTACCTCGCCGAGCACGGCAGCGGTCCCGTGCTGCTGGTGACCTTCTCTCAAGGGCTCAGCGGCGATCTCGCCGCCCGGCTCGACGAGCTCATCCCCGACGAGGCCCTGCGCAAGCGGGTGGAGGTGAGCAACGTCGACCGGCTGGCGCACCGGATCGTCACCGAGGCCGAGGGGCGTCCGCCCACGCTCGTGGACGCCGAGGAACTGGCCGAGCTGTGGCGGGACGCGGCCGAGGGCGAACGCCACAGCCCGGCGTTCCTGCTGCGCGAGTGGGAACAGGTGGTGCTGGCGCAGAACCTCACCACGCTGGACGAGTACCTCCGCGCGGCCCGGCCCGGCCGCGGCGTCGGGCTGGACGCGACCGAGCGCACCGCCGTCTGGCGCACGATCGAGCGGGTGGTGGAACGGCTGCGTGAGCGGGGGCGGCGAACCCTGCTGCAGCTCGCCGCCGAGGCGTCCGTACTGCTGGGGCGGGCGACCGGCGATCTGCTGGCGGAAGGGGGGCCGGCGCGAGAGCCGTACCGGCACATCGTGGTGGACGAGGCGCAGGACCTGCATCCCGCGCAGTGGCGGCTGCTGCGCGCGGCCGTGCCCTACGCCCGCGACGACCTGTTCATCGTCGGCGACCCGCACCAGCGGATCCTCGACACCCGGGTGCCGCTCAGCGCGGTCGGCATCGACGCGGAGCACTTCCGCCTGGAGGTCTCCTACCGGCTTCCCGCGGAGATCCTGTCGTGGGGGGTGCGCCTGCGCGGGGGCGGACCGGCGGACGGTCTGGTGGAGGACGCCCACGGGTTGGCCGGATTCCGCGCCGATCAGCGTGGGGCGCGTCCGCTCGTGCAAGCGTATGAGTCGGGGGAGGCGGAGCTGGCCGGACTGGTCGACCGCTTGCGCGAGTGGAGGGAGGACGGCGTGCCCGCGTCGGAGATCGCGGTGGCCGCACGCTCGGCCGAGCTGGTGCGCCGGGCGCGGGAGGCGCTGCACGCGGCAGGGCTCGACGTGCGGGTAACCTCACTTCACGGCATGAAAGGCCTGGAGTTCCGCCGGGTAGCCGTGATAGGCGTTTCTGATGGGATAGTGCCCGACCCTGACGCGTTGACGCCGGTCGACGAGGACCCCGCGGCCAGGGCGCACGATCTCCAGCGGGAGCGTGGACTGCTCTACGTAGCCTGTACTCGCGCCGCCGAACTGCTGTACGTGTCCTACTCCGGGAGGGCGAGCCCATTCCTACCGCTCTGACCAATAATCTCTGAACTGCGGAAATCTACCCTTTGCCGGTTGGATCCAATGAACCTCAGCCTGAGCGACATCGTGCCCCCTCTGCGCTGGACCTCTCCCGCGCAGATCGCGCCGATCGCCGACGACCCGCGCCTTCCGCAGGCATGGTGGCAGGCGCTCCCCCTCGATCGTGCCTGCGCGGTCCTGGGAACCCAGCAGGTGGCGGCACGGCTCGCCGATCTCTCGGTAGCCTGCTGGGGACACCTCGTCCTCGGCGACGTCCTGCCCCTGCTCAGGTTCACCGACCCCGCCGACGCCGGGAGCACCACTGAACAGGTCGGCCGGGACGTCGTGCTCAAACTCTTCACCGGCGTGCTGGAACGCCTGCTCGAGCCGGTGGACGGCAAAGCGGCGTCGCGCGCCATCCAGCCGGATCGGCCACTGCCCGAACTGATCGACAGTTTCTTCTCCGGGCTCGACGAGCGGCAGCGGACCATCGCCCGCGACCGCCTCTACGCCACCCAACGCGCCACACTCGACGAACTGGCCCAGCGTTTCTCCGTGACCCGCGAACGGATCCGGCAGATCGAGCGCGACCTGCGCGACGACATCGACCGCCGGCTGGCCGAACCGGACGCCGCGCCGCTGGCCGCACATGTGACGTGGCTGCGGGGACGGCTCGGCTCCGCCGTACCGGCGGAGGACCTCGTGGCCGCCGCCCCATGGCACAACGTCGACCTGCCCTCACTCGGCATCCCGGCATGGCGGTTCGTGCGCACCCTGCTCACCGGCTACGACCAGGTCGACGGCTGGCTGGTCGCGGGCGGCGCCGACGAGCTGCGGGAGAAGACCCGGCAGCTGTTCACCGACGGCCCCCGGCCCCTGGCCGAGGCGGTGTCCCTCGTGGCCCAGCTCGGTGTGCGCGAGGACGTCGCCGAGCGGTGGCTCATGTCCGTGCCGCACCTGCGGGTGCTCGACGGCCACGTGGTGGCCTGGCCGCGCAGCGTCAACGACAAGGCCGAGGCGGTCTTGGCCATCGCCGGCACCCCGCTGACCCCCGAGGAGATCCAGGAGCGCATCGGCGAGGACTACAGTCTGGTCGGCATCCGCAACCAGCTCACCGCCGACGACCGCTTCCTGCGGGTGGACCGCAACAAGTACGGCCTGGCCCGGTGGGGCGGCGAGCAGTACCTCGGCATCCGCGAGATGATCGTCCGGGAGATCGAGCGGGCCGGGGGCGAGGCGCCGGTGAACACGATCGTCGCCAACCTGACCAGCCGTTACGACGTGAGCGAGAGCTCGGTACGCGCCTACGCGGGCGGCCCCGGTTTCGAGCGCACCCAGCGCGGCTGGATACGGGTCGCCGGGCAGGAGCCCACCGACTACCAGCCGCGCCGCGACGTGTCCGAGACACGGCGCTGCTTCCGCAGCCGCGACGGGCGTTGGTGGCATCGGGTGGATGTGAACGCCGAACATCTGCGCGGCTCGGGCTCGCCGCTGCCCACCGGTTTCGCCGCCTACCTCGGCATGGCACCCGGCGGGCAGCTCACCGCCTCCGCCCCCTCGGGCGACGTGGTGATCAGCTGGCACAACCAGCCCACGATGGGGTCGATCCGGGCGGTGCTGGCGGAGTACGGCGCGCAGGAGGGCGACCACATCTTCCTCACCGTCTCCGACGGCGGCGAGCTGCTCACCCGCTTCCTGCAGGCCGCGCCGCCGAACCTGCCGCCGCTCAACCGCGCCCTGCACCTGATCGGGTACACCGCCCCGGTCGCCTCGGAGGCCGAAGGCCTCCGGTTGATCGGCGCGCGCATCGGCCTGCCCGAAGGCGCGTCCAAGGAGGAGATCCTGGCTCGCCTGCGTGACCGCGGAGACCGCGAGATCCTCGCCTTCCTGGAGGGCGACGTCTGACGGCGGCTTCCACCGTCCCGCGGGATTCACGCGAAGCCCTGATCCGCGACGCGGGCATGGGCCGGTGAGCGCGTGCTCCCCGCCCCGCTCCGGTCTGCCCTGCCCCCCGTGCCGCCGACCGCCGTCAGGGCCTGTCGCGAACGGACGCCGCGACCTGCCCGCCGGGGGTGTCGGCGACCCGGACGCCGAGGGCCGCCAGCTCGTCCCGTAGGCGGTCGGCGGCGGTCCAGTCGCGGGCGTCGCGGGCGCGGGCACGCCGGTCGAGGAGTTCGGCCGCGCCGGGCGGCAGCGGCGGGCTCGTCTTACCGATGTCGCGAGACAGGTCGAGGGCG
It contains:
- a CDS encoding UvrD-helicase domain-containing protein — its product is MPRLAISPECARGLRALAEPARRDVMVAIRRFLEGAADGPHPERVHGARDPRVAMLRLTDRHHGVALRQRDVCWLLTVLPEDEALAYARRYGFGVNPEIGVIEMWDAEALERVLPALRRSAQASERRLFHNHCDADLVAVGVDPRLIPYLRLITTETALDALEPLLPPTQYAPLAALARQRSLAAAWRTLVHWRTTVTAPGPIDPDDVVAALDRSPHRAVFITGTDHLDRVIDAPEWCFFLHPAQHRLSRTLRYDRPVLVTGGAGTGKTLIALHRAAYLAEHGSGPVLLVTFSQGLSGDLAARLDELIPDEALRKRVEVSNVDRLAHRIVTEAEGRPPTLVDAEELAELWRDAAEGERHSPAFLLREWEQVVLAQNLTTLDEYLRAARPGRGVGLDATERTAVWRTIERVVERLRERGRRTLLQLAAEASVLLGRATGDLLAEGGPAREPYRHIVVDEAQDLHPAQWRLLRAAVPYARDDLFIVGDPHQRILDTRVPLSAVGIDAEHFRLEVSYRLPAEILSWGVRLRGGGPADGLVEDAHGLAGFRADQRGARPLVQAYESGEAELAGLVDRLREWREDGVPASEIAVAARSAELVRRAREALHAAGLDVRVTSLHGMKGLEFRRVAVIGVSDGIVPDPDALTPVDEDPAARAHDLQRERGLLYVACTRAAELLYVSYSGRASPFLPL
- a CDS encoding sigma factor-like helix-turn-helix DNA-binding protein — its product is MNLSLSDIVPPLRWTSPAQIAPIADDPRLPQAWWQALPLDRACAVLGTQQVAARLADLSVACWGHLVLGDVLPLLRFTDPADAGSTTEQVGRDVVLKLFTGVLERLLEPVDGKAASRAIQPDRPLPELIDSFFSGLDERQRTIARDRLYATQRATLDELAQRFSVTRERIRQIERDLRDDIDRRLAEPDAAPLAAHVTWLRGRLGSAVPAEDLVAAAPWHNVDLPSLGIPAWRFVRTLLTGYDQVDGWLVAGGADELREKTRQLFTDGPRPLAEAVSLVAQLGVREDVAERWLMSVPHLRVLDGHVVAWPRSVNDKAEAVLAIAGTPLTPEEIQERIGEDYSLVGIRNQLTADDRFLRVDRNKYGLARWGGEQYLGIREMIVREIERAGGEAPVNTIVANLTSRYDVSESSVRAYAGGPGFERTQRGWIRVAGQEPTDYQPRRDVSETRRCFRSRDGRWWHRVDVNAEHLRGSGSPLPTGFAAYLGMAPGGQLTASAPSGDVVISWHNQPTMGSIRAVLAEYGAQEGDHIFLTVSDGGELLTRFLQAAPPNLPPLNRALHLIGYTAPVASEAEGLRLIGARIGLPEGASKEEILARLRDRGDREILAFLEGDV